Genomic segment of Umezawaea sp. Da 62-37:
GATGGCGCACACGGTCGTGCGCGACACGGCGTTCCGCACCGCCTGCGCCGCGCTGGGGATCGAGGCGACCGTGGTGCGCGCCGACTACTCGGGTGCCGCGGGCACGCGGGTGACGCGGCGGATCCTGAGCGCGCCGGGCCGCCCGACCGCGATCGTCTACGACAACGACGTCATGGCGGTCGCCGGATTGGCCGTGGCGCAGGAGATGGGCGTCGGCGTCCCCAGTGGACTGTCCATCGTGGCCTACGAGGACTCGTCGCTGTGCCAGGCCGTGGCGCCCGCGCTCACCGTGCTGCGCCGCGACCTGATCGGCTACGGGGCGCACGCCGCGCGGCTGCTGCTGGACGTGCTGGACGGCGCACCGCCGCGCGCGGTCAAGGACCAGACGGCGGCGCTGGTGGTCCGGGGCAGCACCGGGCCGCCCGGCTGAGGTCAGGGCGGTGGGGCGGTGCTGCCGCGCGGGCTCAGGTGCGCGGGTTCGTCGTGCACGCTGGTGACCGGCAGGCCGTCGACGGCGGCCAGCAGCAGGCGGGCGGCGTGCGTGCCGTAGGCGGAGATGTCGCGGGCCAACGCGGTCAGCGGTGGCCGGACCAGTTGGCAGACCGGTGAGTCGTCCCAGGCCACGATGGACAGGTCGCGCGGCACGGACAGGCCCATCCCCTGTGCCGCGGCGAGTCCGGCGACGGCCATGATGTCGTTGTCGTAGATCAACGCCGTGGGCCGGTCCCCACCGCCGAGCAGGTCGCGGGTGACCCGCGCGCCGTCCTCGCCGGTGTAGTCGGACGGGACCGCGACCGCGCTGTCGAGCCCGAACTCCTCGGCCAGCGCGGCGAACCTGCGCGTGCGGATCGCGGTGTGCGCGAGGTGCGGCAGGCCGCCGACACGGGCGATCCGCCGGTGGCCGAGGGTCACCAGGTACCGCACGGCCTCCGCGAGCGACACGCCGTCGTCGGACCAGATGCTCGCCAGCGCGCCGCTGACCGACGGCGGGCCGATCACCACGGCGGGGAGCCCCAGCTCCTCCAGCGCGGGCACGCGCCCGTCATCCACGCCGACGTCGCAGATCAGCACACCGTCGACGCTGTGGTCGTTGCGCCACCGCCGGTGCACCTCGATCTCGTGCCCGTGGTCGTGGACCATCTGGAGCAGCAGCGAGTACGAGTGGACGGCCAGCCCGGCCTCCAGGCCGCTGATCAGCTCCATGTAGAACGGTTCCACGGCCAGGGTCCTGGCGGGTCTGCGCAGGGTCAGCCCGACCACCCCGGACCGGGCGCCCGCCAGCGCGCGGGCGGCGCTGCTGGCGCGGAACCCCAGCGCGTCGGCGGCGGCCAGAACGCGTGACCTGGTCGCCTCGGAGACGCCGGGGCGGCCGTTGAGGGCGTAGGACGCGGCCCCCTTGGAGACACCGGCCGCGCGGGCGACGTCGGTGATCGTGGGTCTTCTAGCCGGTGTCGGAGAGGAACTTTCTCGGTTCACCAATGCTCCTCGTCA
This window contains:
- a CDS encoding substrate-binding domain-containing protein encodes the protein MEPFYMELISGLEAGLAVHSYSLLLQMVHDHGHEIEVHRRWRNDHSVDGVLICDVGVDDGRVPALEELGLPAVVIGPPSVSGALASIWSDDGVSLAEAVRYLVTLGHRRIARVGGLPHLAHTAIRTRRFAALAEEFGLDSAVAVPSDYTGEDGARVTRDLLGGGDRPTALIYDNDIMAVAGLAAAQGMGLSVPRDLSIVAWDDSPVCQLVRPPLTALARDISAYGTHAARLLLAAVDGLPVTSVHDEPAHLSPRGSTAPPP